The following nucleotide sequence is from Desulfocurvus vexinensis DSM 17965.
CGCAACGAGTACGCCAAGGGCGGCGCCAAGGTCTATTTCAACCGCGGCGGCACCCTGGAAACCACGGCCTCCTGGCGCGTCACCGGGTTCCCCTCCTTCGGGCTGGACCTGGCCGACGCCAACGGCGACGGCCTGCTGGACCTGGCCGTGGCCTGCGGCGAGCCCATCCCCTCCGAGGAGGTCTGGGCCACCCAGCCCTGCGACAGCGCCGCCAGCGCCGCGCGCAAGCACCGCCCGGCTCCCGGGGCCACCTCCCTGGGCGCCACGGCCAACCCCGACCCGCCCTACGAGGTCCAAAACCGCATCTACTACAACACCGGCAAGGGCCTGAGCACGACCCCCGGCTGGGTCTCCGCCGACGCCTTCGTGGCCATGGGCTGCGTCTTCGCCGACGTGAACGCCGACGGGTTCATGGACATCGTCTTCGACTCCGCCCCCGTGCGCGCCTACCTGGGCCGCAACGACGGCAGCATCGACACCAGCCCGGGCTGGACCAGCAACGACGTGAACTACTACGGCAACGGCATCGACTTCGCCCGCACCCTGCACAACGCGGCCTCCGCCCGCCCCGACGACGTGCCCACCCTGGCCACCTCGTCCAGCAACTACATCGGCAACGGGCGCGGCGGCTTCTCCCTCTACCGCTTCCTGGATCCCTACATCATCCAGTACGCCCCGCGCACCAGCTGGCCCGACTGGCAGTCCGACCAGGGCGGCTGGGGCTCGGCCATCCATCTGGTGGACCTGAACCAGGACGGCAACCTGGACATCCTGACCCACCGCTGGAACGACCCCGGGCGCAACGACCTCGACGGCACCCTGCTCTACTTCCAGGGCAACGACGCCACCGCCTCCACCAGCCCCGACTGGACCACCACCGCCACCTCGGTCATCGAATCCATCCAGACCGCCGACCTGGACATCGGCGAACTGACCGTGGGCCAGGACAGCTTCGTCATCGATTCCGCCTATGTCGCCCGCTACTGGAAGCCCGGGCAGGACCACATGCGCGTGCTCTACGTGCAGCAGCAAAGCCCC
It contains:
- a CDS encoding FG-GAP repeat domain-containing protein; the encoded protein is MPPAPRTPRARSPRAASPTAPAPALTLARRALARILAPALALALLAGCSLLGVGAQPQAEPLASAPPYATNPDFSTNPFWDGTSGGDYGTGLALADINGDKYPDLIVASGNDKALQQVQVYYNDGHGKFPTTPDWHSTDTVDGLYGEHNALVAVGDIDGDGYNDVAVSIFLGPRNEYAKGGAKVYFNRGGTLETTASWRVTGFPSFGLDLADANGDGLLDLAVACGEPIPSEEVWATQPCDSAASAARKHRPAPGATSLGATANPDPPYEVQNRIYYNTGKGLSTTPGWVSADAFVAMGCVFADVNADGFMDIVFDSAPVRAYLGRNDGSIDTSPGWTSNDVNYYGNGIDFARTLHNAASARPDDVPTLATSSSNYIGNGRGGFSLYRFLDPYIIQYAPRTSWPDWQSDQGGWGSAIHLVDLNQDGNLDILTHRWNDPGRNDLDGTLLYFQGNDATASTSPDWTTTATSVIESIQTADLDIGELTVGQDSFVIDSAYVARYWKPGQDHMRVLYVQQQSPVTVYAVAVNGAALPKGGYRTVPGRNWVAFTQPILAGDTVQISYLYSSLPDLVYTNWNCDKGTYIYYNRGR